The DNA region TGGACGAGCGAACTTATAACTTTATTGCAAACATTAACTGAAAAGGTCAAAAAATCCAATGGACTATACTTGACATACATAtcagtataatatatagtgaAATAAAGATCAATCAACATCTTTTACATAAGTTTTAAGCTATATAAAGCACATTtggtacataaaaaatatagagatgaGATTAAACCATAGGTATTGGGTGTGATTAATAACTTAAagtgtatgtaaaaaaattaccatttcAACATGCATAGCATTTTTATCAGCCTCTGAATATACAGCAACTGTCCGAACTCCTAATTTACGAGCTGTTCTCATCACCCTGCATGCTATTTCTCCTCTATTTGCTATCAGAACTTTATCAATATGCCTCCTTTGTATATCAGACTTTAATTGATGAGCATGATTAAACCTTACACTATTTTGTAAGTTCAATGAACTGAAAAACATgagttaacattaaaataatacatgacactttttatatattctaagtATTATGCTcaccttatttttaaaaatctattggCGTACATAATGATTCCCTCTTATTAATGGAGGCACAATTAAGTCAAAGTCTAAAATGTAAGTTATCacttaatatatagataatgttTTTTGGTTGCTGTGCCTACTCGCGACTGTAATGCGAAGATAGTTTCGATAACGACCtcattaaacaaacaatatgagGGGACAAGTACAATGTCATAATCATAATGTCGTCATTCATTGCGATTAATATTCCTTATCACTTCATTaagtcaaaaacaatttttcttgATTTGACAATTCTATTGTTAAACGTCTGTTCATTATTTACTTGTACAAAACATGTAAACAATATACAAACGTCATTACTTGTAAATCGTCAACTTCAATAATTTGGCACATgtatttgacagctgtcattATATTTCTTGCCAATTCGGTAACTTTAAGCATACACAgagtttacaaataaacacctgaatagtaaattttattaatttaaaataaccaaacttaaacattatttcaaaatattactacCAAATGCTAATCACTTAATCTACTGGTCGTAGCCTAACATGACTTACATCTTTGTATTAAAGAGAGGATCTTCTTACATTGTTGGCTGATATTAATCAAACATAGCTAAAAACCATTGTTAAGAATCTAAATAGGTACATAGGTTCATAAAAATGGAAACGGatggtataattaaatttaataagctgTGAACTgcgaattttatatttttccttgtacatattattattgctcTTTTGtgcatatacataaaatatgaaagtataGGTTGTGGTTTTGACTTTTGAGAATTGACAGTGACATATATCggcgtttattttaaaatgttgaagtGGATTcagtatgttatatattttttaataatttgaaatattaaaaaactattttacaattatgaGCAATTTCTGATCGCTTTTAAAATGGGTATAAAGGGGTTATGGACGGTGTTAGCTCCATACTCTGAGAAGATATCATTACATGAAGTAAGTagatttaagttaaatacTTCAACATTATTCATTATGTTtataccatatatatttatatgtaattgttattattcaaCATGATTTAGTACACCTTGAATAGTCTTAGTTGATGTGAAAATCGATCATTGATtatgaatgtttattaaactCTATTTTCACGTAagcataaattatttcagattAGTGGTCAAACTGTTGCAATAGACTTAGCTGGATGGGTTTGTGATAGCCAAAATGTTactgattattatattcagcCTAAGCTATATCTAAGGTATGATGAAGATATTTAAtagtcattaataataaagcaataagACTAATTTAgggttgaaatatatatatatatatatatatatatattattattttatttttagaaatctaTTCTTCCGAACTCTTTACTTAGTGCTAAGTGATGTAAATCCTATATTTGTGCTTGAGGGCGATGCTCCAGAACTTAAGAGAGATGTTATGGCTGCTAGAAATGCATTGCAGTTTAAAGGTGCAGCCCCTAAAGCTACCACagagaaaacaaaacaaactaaCATAACAAGAACAAGGTTCAAAGGGGTATTAAAAGAGGtatgacttttattatttatatatatatacagttaaaACCGTTTATAATGACATTGAAGGGACCGTATAGTTGCCGATGTTATATCCGATAGTCGTTATTAGCAATGTCGTATACACAAGTATAcatatgtagttatattatCATAGTTATCTATCTAGAATAGTTAGGTATGGGTTATAATATGGtatgttaatactataatatgtaaacgagtcaaaaaagaaacaaaaatatttattacgaaataattaGGTACAAAAGTAATCAGTCATTTTGGTCTGTTTTTTTTAGCCCagtctcaaatattttttgcattttacGTTTCATACTCCTCAAGGAATGAGTAACACCGGTATTAAAGTGTTCGTTAAAGGcaacaaatttttgtaaaattgttaGAGCCTCGGAAATCGTTGTTGGCTGAAACTGTTCTTCAGAGTCTTGTTGGTCTTCGTTTTCTTCGTCAGTGTTACGGTTGTTACTTTCAGCTTCTGCAAGAATTTCTTCCTCAGTTGCTAAGGTGCACACGTTCATAGGCGCAATATTCATTCAAGCGGTTGGTCGTTATAGCCGATGAACATCGATATAATTTCGTCGTTGTAAGCGATATGTCGCTGTATCCCATGTTGTTATAAGCGGTTTGTATACTGAATAGTTTACTAGGGATTCGGACGGGACCATACAATCTGGTTGTAATAACCGATAGGTCGTTATAAACGGTTTTGactgtatgtatttttttttgtatactttacatttttttttcttattataacttgaaaaatattatgtatcaatagtttcataaatttaatctcCAATAATTACTTTTCAGTGTGAAAATCTCTTAAGGACAATGGGAGTGAGATGTGTAAAAGGTAGAGGAGAAGCTGAAGCTGCTTGTGCTAGATTAAATGCTGAAGGTGTTTGTATACTGATCAATAATTCTGTTCTATATTTACTGTATAGCCATTAAACTAGGGCGATACTATATTATACACATGTATGTcctattatagtttataactAAATCTAGATTTGTATAGTTACTTGTTGTACAACATATgacaataatatcaatatcaatagatattgaatacaaaaaaaaaccaatgAATGctgtatatcaaaataatttatttactttaagtaTGAACagtgtttaaatgttttataaattctctATGAACTGCGATATGATATCTAGAGAGTgttccttttaaaaaaaatgttaagtaaatttttcgaATTTAGCAGTTTATGATGTAGGtgtgttacatttataaaaataatgattccCATACAAGAAAACActtgttatatatgtacataagtaAAGTAATTCAGTAAGCAGTTTGTTATATTAAGCTAGGATTTCATAAGGAGCTCATGAGTTACGAGTTATTCTTAGTaatgttcaatttatttaagaatattttaaatatatttctttttatttacaaggaGCTCACAAAATACTATTTGCATGTTATAATTCATGTATCTAGTATTAAATATCAGTACCTAGTCtatctttagtttttttttatgtttgtgcAGTTTGACTCTTGACTATAAAGTTGTGGtcataatcaatattttaatgcaaggaccttatatataaatttgtaaccCGATAGAAAATGGGGGAGAGGTATAATGGCTAATTCTCTTTATGACCTACTTAAAATtagggcctgtccagaactaacatcaattcgttcttggaatgTTCTTGGAAGGCTGTCCTAGTAGGCTCTTTTCAAAATTGATTacgtagggagaggagcttggatggtggaggtgagcttttaacgcgcgttagttaggggcccctcaAACCTACAcgtgggtcgcaagtcccaggtactgttgaagctcctctccctgcaaagcgatggacccgacacccgcacggtgaatccatggaatgctcaGAAGTTTCATCTCTGTACACTTCAttgattacttaaattttcttttagttaGTAGATGCTGTTGTATCCCAAGATTCTGACTGCTTCGCATATGGAGCTAAGAAAGTGTATCGCAACTTCAGTGTATCAAGTGCTGGTGGTGGAGGAGCCACACATGGCTCGGTGGACGTCTATGATGCTGTCaagatgtttaataataagggtagatatttaaatgattcgtTGATTTGTAGACCTTGAAAATAATAGtaccataaatatattataatggaaaGTTATTTGCATATACGTACATATGaccttaatgagatctaagattttcgcgagtattcataaatgaactgaaaagtaaccgaaacgtcggtagtatgtagttttttacaaaaataaataacgcgtggttcatccgaaaaatactagtttcatttacatatgACCTGATTGACGGGCACTTCAAGTCTGTTTCTgagaaatatcattttatttttgtattattttaacatttagtaTCTGTCTCGTGCGTCCTAAATTTAGACATTAATCCCGGTTAGAAAAGGCatagaatttttatcatattagttGGAGAAATAACACATAACTCTGATGCATACACTAACTTAATAGTAATAAGAAAAAGTTAAGTTTGAATGTTTATGTTTATGTCAATGTGAATTTTTTAGGGTTTGGACGTAATAAGATGGTTGCGTTAGCATTGCTCTGTGGTTCTGACTACGGAGTTGGTGTCTGCGGGTCGTCTAAAACAACCGTTGTTTCTTTTCTCCACACTGTCCCAGAAGATCAAGTTATATCGAGGTAATAATGGAACCTCCTTGGAGGTTACATCAAAATTCTTGTCCTGCACCAGTTCTGTGATATTGTCTAAGATGAACGGTTTTTTGTCTTGGTTTCTTTGCAATTACCaaagttttttcaatataGTGATTAATCAATTGTTTTTCGTAAATTAGATAGTCgggttaaattttatcattgtgATGGGAGTCTTGTATTTTCTAGGATGGTACTGTTTTTAACACTTAGAaatagtttgtttaaaaaaaaaaggaattttcGATAACAACAGAAAATACGTAGAAAAATAGGgcacatattttgtaaaaatatttttgatttacatAGCGTAACTGACTCTTCGGAACTTCTTCTTTATAAacgttctttataaatatattaaacgtagTCGTTAGGCGGATCTTTTGCTATTtagtaaagaaattaatttctagATTTCACAACATTCTCGCATCTTGTAAATTTCAGTTGCACttttatttggaaattttattcaaattatggTCATAGGTTGCTAAGACGTGGGTTCCTAAGACTTCAGTTCTATAGTTTTTCTTCGAAACAATGTACATTAGGCCGATTACCATGCAGGTTATTATCGTGGGTGAGTGATCCACAGCACTACGAGGCGCAGTCCCGCTGGGTATCCGTCCCGGGTCGCTGTGACCGCTGCGGGCACGCGGGCCGCACTCACCTCAAGAAGGGTTGCTCCACGTGCGCCACTCACCAAGGATGTAACGATACTGGACATAAGTaagtttattatcatttacttAAAACGCTTTAAATTtgcgttttattaaagtaactctattttttgtactttataatgataataataattccagaTCAAAATTATGTGATGTAAAACGTGAACTATTGCTGCGCAATAAAGCCTTGTCGTCCGGCATACCGTTTCCGGAGCCGAAAGTTATGAAGGAATTCCTGAACAGTACACCAGAAGATATAGATCTAGACACTTTGAAGATTCCTAAACCCAGTTTAATACAATTCGTGGTATTCGATTGttctaataatgaaatttaatataattttttttatttttaactcggCCCCAATTTTCTcgttttttgaatttaatcaaTCAGGTTCTAATttcttaaaagtaattattatcatgTAAAACCTATATAGAAACAGTAATAATAGCATTATATGTTGTAACTTTTgagacaaaatttatttgaatttttttttgttcagaaAATCATGTCGTACAAACTGGATTGGCCGCAGCGGTACTGCGTTGAAAAGTTTCTGCCATTATTAACGAAATGGCACCTCCAGGATAGTGTTGCGTCTAGGACGTTACGACCGCTTGAAATCAGAAAGAAAAGACATCCGAAAGGTGCGAAAATATAATGCATTACTTTCATAATTCTATTACaatatctaatattaaaaattcgcAGGCGTACCGAGTTATGAAGTTGTATGGGGGGATATTGATGGGCATTATGAAGGACTAATACCTGACGAACAGTTGGAaggtaaatattgttaaaaacgCTTTAATAGTTTCATCAACAGctcttaatgaaaatattgtccGTTACAGAGGACGAAGATGTTTCAGCACCTTGGGTGACGATCGAGAGGCAGGATTTGATGGTCAAATATTATCCCGGTATAGTAGAGAAGTATGAAGAGTCTATAAAGAAGCCCCCcaaagaaaagaaaacaagGTGCAGGAAAAAGAAGGAAGAAAATGGAAATTCTGAAGAAGTTCACAAGACAAAGAGGAAATATACTAGAAAACCAAAACCAATTACAGACTTTATGACTACCCTCAATAGGTCTTTGAAAAATCTAAGTCTGTCTAAGAAAGATACAGAACTGAATTCCAGTAAAGTGAgcgttaatgtaaataaactgaagagaaaaatcaaaaataacgGTAAAGTgaagacaaaaaatacaatcgAAAGCTATTTGAAACCGTGCAAAAAGAAAAAGTCTTCGACTATGACCAGTTTGATAAGTGGAAGTCAAAACAAGTCTAAGTCCTTTAAACTTAATTTGggaaataaggaaaatatgGAACCGAAAAAGCATTTGTTGAGCATGTTCAATGATAGTTCAAGTGATGTAGAGGCAAACGATTTATCGGATATTGTAGAAAAAATCGTATCGAGATCGGCTCCTTCAACTAAAGCAAAAGTGGACAGTAATTACGTGAAATTGATATTTGAGAATAAACTCGATAGGAAATCTATTCTGACGCAAAGATTTgatcaaaaaaattgttcgACTCCTATAAGCAGTCCGATAAGGAAAAGTTGTCAGCAGAGAAGGACGTCCAAATCCTCAATATCGGAAGCTGTAGACACCAGCtatttctttgataaattaaCAGAGGAACGAGATGCTTTTGAATTGTCTCTGGAATTCTCAGCGAACTTGGACTATAGCCTACCCAAAGTGGAGCTAtagaatatgtaataaaaatattatataaataattcgttcattgttttattcgtATATAAAGTAGTTCGTATTAAACAAAGCATAGTGTTGAAGTATAAGAAAATTGACTCGTTCACTTAAGA from Danaus plexippus chromosome 3 unlocalized genomic scaffold, MEX_DaPlex mxdp_30, whole genome shotgun sequence includes:
- the LOC116768725 gene encoding flap endonuclease GEN — its product is MGIKGLWTVLAPYSEKISLHEISGQTVAIDLAGWVCDSQNVTDYYIQPKLYLRNLFFRTLYLVLSDVNPIFVLEGDAPELKRDVMAARNALQFKGAAPKATTEKTKQTNITRTRFKGVLKECENLLRTMGVRCVKGRGEAEAACARLNAEGLVDAVVSQDSDCFAYGAKKVYRNFSVSSAGGGGATHGSVDVYDAVKMFNNKGFGRNKMVALALLCGSDYGVGVCGSSKTTVVSFLHTVPEDQVISRLLSWVSDPQHYEAQSRWVSVPGRCDRCGHAGRTHLKKGCSTCATHQGCNDTGHKSKLCDVKRELLLRNKALSSGIPFPEPKVMKEFLNSTPEDIDLDTLKIPKPSLIQFVKIMSYKLDWPQRYCVEKFLPLLTKWHLQDSVASRTLRPLEIRKKRHPKGVPSYEVVWGDIDGHYEGLIPDEQLEEDEDVSAPWVTIERQDLMVKYYPGIVEKYEESIKKPPKEKKTRCRKKKEENGNSEEVHKTKRKYTRKPKPITDFMTTLNRSLKNLSLSKKDTELNSSKVSVNVNKLKRKIKNNGKVKTKNTIESYLKPCKKKKSSTMTSLISGSQNKSKSFKLNLGNKENMEPKKHLLSMFNDSSSDVEANDLSDIVEKIVSRSAPSTKAKVDSNYVKLIFENKLDRKSILTQRFDQKNCSTPISSPIRKSCQQRRTSKSSISEAVDTSYFFDKLTEERDAFELSLEFSANLDYSLPKVEL